Proteins encoded within one genomic window of Macrotis lagotis isolate mMagLag1 chromosome 3, bilby.v1.9.chrom.fasta, whole genome shotgun sequence:
- the LOC141519526 gene encoding olfactory receptor 9G4-like produces MSVEVGNRTILTEFILIGFSADPWMQHIFFGIFLVLYLATLVGNMTLVILIRIDSRLHTPMYFFIGNLSFLDFWYTSVYIPKILATCISEDKRISLAGCGAQFFFSCLVAYTEGYLLAVMSYDRYVAICNPLLYSAAMSRSLSIGLVAGSYIGGILNAIAHTANTFRLKFCGENIINDFLCDVAPLVKMSCTDTQVYVTILQGLVGFTVLSSMLAILICYFNIILAILRIRSASGRRKAFSTCASHMLSVMLFYGSLLFMYSRPSSTYSVEQDKLAALFYTVVNPLLNPMIYSFRNKDVKEAFRKAMQRLKIPR; encoded by the coding sequence ATGTCTGTGGAAGTGGGGAATCGGACCATCCTGACTGAATTTATCTTAATTGGCTTCTCAGCTGATCCCTGGATGCAACACAtcttctttggaattttcttggttctTTATTTGGCAACATTGGTAGGGAATATGACTTTGGTCATCTTAATCAGAATTGATTCCCGTTTGCATACCCCCATGTATTTTTTCATTGGCAATCTGTCATTCTTAGATTTCTGGTATACATCTGTGTATATCCCCAAAATCTTGGCCACCTGTATATCAGAAGACAAGCGTATCTCCTTAGCTGGCTGTGGtgcccaatttttcttttcctgtcttgTGGCTTACACTGAGGGTTACCTCCTTGCTGTTATGTCCTATGATCGTTATGTAGCAATCTGTAACCCCCTTCTTTATTCAGCTGCCATGTCCAGGTCTCTCTCTATTGGACTGGTTGCTGGGTCCTATATAGGTGGAATCTTGAATGCCATAGCTCACACTGCTAACACATTTCGATTAAAATTTTGTGGGGAAAACATTATTAATGACTTCCTCTGTGATGTTGCACCCTTAGTAAAGATGTCCTGCACGGACACACAGGTCTATGTGACGATCCTCCAGGGACTGGTGGGTTTCACAGTTCTATCTAGCATGCTAGCAATCCTGATATGCTACTTCAATATCATCCTAGCCATCCTTCGGATCCGCTCAGCCTCAGGGAGGCGGAAGGCTTTCTCCACCTGTGCCTCCCATATGTTGTCTGTGATGCTCTTCTATGGGTCCCTCCTCTTTATGTACTCAAGGCCTAGTTCCACCTATTCTGTGGAGCAGGACAAGTTGGCTGCTCTGTTCTACACAGTAGTGAATCCCTTGCTCAATCCCATGATCTATAGCTTTAGGAACAAAGATGTGAAGGAGGCCTTCAGGAAAGCAATGCAGAGGCTCAAAATACCAAGGTGA
- the LOC141519527 gene encoding olfactory receptor 9G4-like, translated as MDSTILFDVLAFYQVATTMSVEVGNRTILTEFILIGFSADPWMKHIFFGIFLVLYLATLVGNMTLVILIRIDSRLHTPMYFFIGNLSFLDFWYTSVYTPKILATCLSEDKHFSLAACGTQFFFSCVVAYTECYLLAVMSYDRYVAICNPLLYSVAMSRSLSIGLVAVSYVVGFLNAIGHTANTFRLKFCGENIINHFLCDVAPLLKMSCTDTQVYVKVLQGLVGFTVLSSMLAILICYFNIILAILRIHSASGRWKAFSTCASHMISVMLFYGSLLFMYSRPSSTYSVEKDKLAALFYTVVNPLLNPMIYSFRNKDVKEAFRKAMQRLKIPR; from the coding sequence ATGGACTCTACAATTCTCTTTGATGTTCTTGCCTTCTATCAGGTTGCCACCACCATGTCTGTGGAAGTGGGGAATCGGACCATCCTGACTGAATTCATCTTAATTGGCTTTTCAGCTGATCCCTGGATGAAACACAtcttctttggaattttcttggttctTTATTTGGCAACATTGGTAGGGAATATGACTTTAGTCATCTTAATCAGAATTGATTCCCGTTTGCATACCCCCATGTATTTTTTCATTGGAAATCTGTCATTCTTAGATTTCTGGTATACATCTGTGTACACTCCCAAAATCCTGGCTACCTGTCTATCAGAGGACAAGCATTTTTCCTTAGCTGCCTGTGGtacccaatttttcttttcctgtgttGTGGCTTACACTGAGTGTTACCTCCTTGCTGTTATGTCTTATGATCGTTATGTAGCAATCTGTAACCCCCTTCTCTATTCAGTTGCCATGTCCAGGTCTCTCTCTATTGGACTGGTTGCTGTGTCCTATGTAGTTGGATTTTTGAATGCCATAGGCCACACTGCTAACACATTCCGACTAAAATTTTGTGGGGAAAACATTATTAACCACTTCCTCTGTGATGTCGCACCCTTGTTAAAGATGTCCTGCACGGACACACAGGTCTATGTGAAGGTGCTCCAGGGACTGGTGGGTTTCACAGTTCTATCTAGCATGCTAGCAATCCTGATATGCTACTTCAATATCATCCTAGCCATCCTTCGGATCCATTCAGCCTCAGGGAGGTGGAAGGCTTTCTCCACCTGTGCCTCCCATATGATATCTGTGATGCTCTTCTATGGGTCCCTCCTCTTTATGTACTCAAGACCCAGTTCCACCTATTCTGTGGAGAAGGACAAGTTGGCTGCTCTGTTCTACACAGTGGTGAATCCCTTGCTTAATCCCATGATCTATAGCTTTAGGAACAAAGATGTGAAGGAGGCCTTCAGGAAAGCAATGCAGAGGCTCAAAATACcaaggtaa